The following proteins are encoded in a genomic region of Arachis ipaensis cultivar K30076 chromosome B02, Araip1.1, whole genome shotgun sequence:
- the LOC107626387 gene encoding uncharacterized protein ycf39 produces MKMALLNPNLNLRLPLTAPSQSQQQLSWRCNVAVSPTNLGTRLGFGSPLSTCFRVRCNAAAQAVNVSVGSGTPVRATNILVVGATGTLGRQIVRRALDEGYDVRCLVRPRPAPADFLRDWGATVVNADLSKPETIPATLVGVHTVIDCATGRPEEPIKTVDWEGKVALIQCAKAMGIQKYVFYSIHNCDKHPEVPLMEIKYCTEKFLRDSGINHITIRLCGFMQGLIGQYAVPILEEKSVWGTDAPTRIAYMDTQDIARLTFIALRNEKMNGKLLTFAGPRAWTTQEVITLCERLAGQDANVTTVPVSILRFTRQLTRFFEWTNDVADRLAFSEVLTSDTVFSVPMGETYNLLGVDSKDIVTLEKYLQDYFTNILKKLKDLKAQSKQTDIYF; encoded by the exons ATGAAAATGGCGCTACTGAATCCGAACTTGAACCTGAGGTTACCATTAACAGCACCTTCCCAATCTCAGCAGCAACTATCATGGCGCTGCAATGTGGCGGTATCACCCACCAACCTTGGCACGCGATTAGGATTCGGATCCCCCCTTTCTACTTGTTTCAGAGTGAGATGCAACGCGGCGGCGCAGGCCGTGAATGTTTCCGTTGGCAGCGGCACCCCTGTCAGAGCCACCAATATACTGGTAGTCGGCGCCACCGGAACTCTCGGCCGCCAGATTGTCCGCCGCGCACTCGACGAGGGCTACGATGTTAGGTGCCTCGTCCGCCCTCGCCCTGCCCCCGCCGACTTCCTTCGCGATTGGGGAGCAACCGTCGTCAAT GCTGACCTCAGTAAACCGGAGACTATTCCGGCAACACTCGTCGGCGTCCATACTGTTATTGACTGTGCCACCGGCCGTCCCGAGGAGCCTATCAAAAcg GTGGATTGGGAAGGGAAAGTGGCTCTCATACAATGTGCTAAGGCAATGGGAATTCAGAAATATGTTTTCTATTCCATACATAACTGTGACAAACATCCTGAGGTCCCTCTCATGGAAATCAAATACTGCACTGAGAAGTTCCTTCGCGATTCCGGCATCAATCACATCACAATCCGTTTATGTGGTTTCATGCAG GGCCTTATTGGGCAATATGCTGTTCCTATACTTGAAGAGAAATCTGTTTGGGGAACTGATGCTCCAACTAGAATTGCTTACATGGATACACAG GATATAGCGCGTTTGACGTTTATAGCGCTACGTAATGAGAAGATGAATGGTAAACTTCTTACATTTGCTGGTCCTCGCGCATGGACAACCCAAGAG GTGATAACTTTGTGCGAGAGGCTTGCCGGCCAAGATGCTAATGTAACTACAGTTCCTGTCTCTATTTTAAGATTCACTCGCCAGTTGACTCGGTTTTTTGAGTGGACAAATGATGTTGCTGACAGATTAGCATTTTCAGAG GTCCTTACCAGCGATACTGTGTTCTCTGTTCCGATGGGAGAGACATACAATCTTCTCGGCGTGGATTCGAAAGATATAGTTACACTGGAGAAGTACTTGCAGGATTACTTCACCAACATTTTGAAGAAATTGAAGGATCTAAAAGCCCAGTCAAAACAAACAGATATTTACTTCTGA